The following proteins come from a genomic window of Nitrospirota bacterium:
- a CDS encoding substrate-binding protein translates to MTGEGNARAYILLVSLIAFCMVFGGVFHASASDAVKIGLNYPETGPYSKQGLDQRRAADMAVEEINAGGGIMGKKVQLVYRDTKSNAKQAKENALELFEKEGVEMVFGGSSSAVAIATGKVAKQKKKLFFGTLTYSTETTGEEGHKYLFRECYDSGMAARALSDYLKKNFSGKKFFYITADYTWGWTTEDEFRKQTGTTDKDAHKGILTKLGTTDFKNVLGIAKEVNAEVLVLVQFGRDMEISVKQAYEMGLKDTMQIVVPNLTEDMAEGAGPEAMEGVIGALPWTWRIPFDENYPKGVDFVKKFEGKYKRYPTTSGASAYVILYQYKEAVERAKTFDTAAVIKALEGHKYTGLKDEQYWRDWDHQSVQTVYAVRGKKAAEVKKDKYQLDYFEIINKMDREKAAITFADWSAVRAKVGAPASLEE, encoded by the coding sequence AGGCAATGCTCGGGCGTATATTCTTCTTGTTTCACTTATCGCGTTTTGCATGGTTTTCGGCGGTGTTTTTCATGCTTCGGCAAGCGATGCGGTAAAGATCGGGCTCAACTATCCTGAAACAGGTCCTTATTCGAAACAGGGACTGGACCAGCGCCGTGCCGCTGATATGGCGGTAGAGGAGATCAATGCAGGCGGCGGCATCATGGGAAAAAAGGTGCAGCTCGTCTACCGTGACACTAAAAGTAACGCGAAACAGGCAAAAGAGAACGCCCTCGAGCTCTTCGAGAAAGAGGGGGTGGAGATGGTCTTCGGGGGGTCATCGAGCGCCGTAGCAATCGCAACGGGAAAGGTTGCAAAGCAGAAGAAAAAACTCTTTTTCGGCACCCTGACCTATTCCACCGAGACGACCGGCGAGGAAGGGCATAAATACCTCTTCAGGGAGTGCTACGACTCCGGTATGGCGGCGCGGGCGCTGTCGGACTATCTGAAAAAGAACTTTTCGGGGAAAAAATTCTTTTATATAACGGCGGATTATACCTGGGGCTGGACTACCGAGGATGAATTCAGGAAACAGACCGGCACTACCGATAAGGATGCCCATAAAGGAATACTCACCAAGCTCGGCACCACTGATTTCAAGAATGTGCTGGGCATAGCAAAAGAGGTGAACGCAGAGGTGCTCGTCCTGGTGCAGTTCGGTCGTGACATGGAAATATCGGTCAAACAGGCGTATGAGATGGGATTGAAAGATACGATGCAGATAGTGGTTCCCAATCTCACCGAGGATATGGCCGAAGGCGCAGGCCCCGAAGCAATGGAAGGGGTGATAGGCGCGCTGCCCTGGACCTGGAGAATACCTTTTGATGAGAACTATCCGAAGGGCGTCGACTTTGTCAAAAAATTCGAGGGAAAGTACAAACGCTATCCGACGACATCAGGGGCTTCGGCGTATGTCATTCTCTACCAGTACAAGGAGGCGGTGGAGCGCGCCAAAACGTTCGATACCGCGGCGGTAATAAAGGCGTTGGAGGGACATAAGTATACCGGCCTCAAGGACGAGCAGTACTGGAGGGATTGGGACCACCAGTCGGTACAGACCGTGTATGCGGTGCGGGGAAAGAAAGCGGCTGAAGTGAAGAAAGACAAATATCAGCTCGATTACTTTGAGATCATCAATAAAATGGACCGTGAGAAGGCTGCGATAACGTTTGCCGACTGGTCGGCAGTGAGGGCAAAGGTGGGCGCTCCGGCGTCTCTCGAGGAGTAG